A region of the Leucobacter komagatae genome:
TGGCGTCGGTTGGAGCGCCGTGACCGTTGCGGGAGCGGCGCTGCTCACCGACCTCACCGCGCTTGGTGAGCGCCCGAAGTGGCAGGGGCGCGCGGATACGTTCATGAGCGCCTCTGGCGCGGCGGCCGGTGTGCTCGCCGGAATCGTGTTCGCCGTGAGTGACTTCTCGATCCTTGCGCTGGTCGCACTCGCGGTGCTGGCGCTCGGCGCGATCGCGTCAATGTACCCGAAGCTGCGAGTCGCCAGGCAGCACTGAGCCGAGCCCGCCATAAACGGCTAAACTGGGTGCGATGTCTACTACCGTCGAACCCCAGTTTTCAACCGCAACCGGCAGCGACGTTCGCGTTCGCTTCTGCCCCTCGCCGACGGGTACACCCCACGTCGGTATGGTGCGCACGGCCCTGTTCAACTGGGCGTACGCCCGGCACACGGGCGGCACCTTCGTGTTCCGTATTGAGGACACCGACGCGGCGCGCGACAGCGAGGAGAGCTACGGCCAGATCCTCGACTCGCTGCGCTGGCTCGGCCTGACCTGGGACGAAGGCATCGACGTCGGCGGCCCCCACGGCCCGTACCGCCAGTCTGAGCGCGGCGACATTTACCGCGAGATCGCCGAGCGTTTGAAGGACGCTGGCTACCTCTACGAGAGCTTCTCGACGGCCGAGGAAATCGATGCGCGCAACGAGGCAAACGGCCGCGCGAAGCAGCTCGGGTACGATAACTTCGACCGCGACCTCACCGACGAAGAGCGCGCGGCGTTCCGCGCAGAGGGCCGCGAGCCCGCGCTCCGCTTCCGTATCCCCGATATGGACCTGAGCTTCGACGACCTCGTGCGCGGCCCGATCAGTTTCCCCGCTGGCTCGACGATCGACTTCGTTGTCGTGCGCCCGAACGGCGCTCCGCTGTACACGCTCACGAACCCCGTCGACGACGCGCTCATGGGCATCACCCACGTGCTGCGCGGCGAAGACCTGCTGTCGTCGACGCCGCGCCAGGTCGCGCTGCACCGCGCACTCGTCGAACTCGGCATTGAGACCGCGATCCCGCAGTTCGGCCACCTCCCGTACGTGCTGGGCGAGGGCAACAAAAAGCTCTCGAAGCGCGATCCCGAGTCGAA
Encoded here:
- the gltX gene encoding glutamate--tRNA ligase; the protein is MSTTVEPQFSTATGSDVRVRFCPSPTGTPHVGMVRTALFNWAYARHTGGTFVFRIEDTDAARDSEESYGQILDSLRWLGLTWDEGIDVGGPHGPYRQSERGDIYREIAERLKDAGYLYESFSTAEEIDARNEANGRAKQLGYDNFDRDLTDEERAAFRAEGREPALRFRIPDMDLSFDDLVRGPISFPAGSTIDFVVVRPNGAPLYTLTNPVDDALMGITHVLRGEDLLSSTPRQVALHRALVELGIETAIPQFGHLPYVLGEGNKKLSKRDPESNLLHHRERGFIPEGLLNYLSLLGWSISADRDVFTSDEMIAAFDVTDVNPNPARFDQKKADAINADHIRLLSEDDFFGRILPYLIAGGALPVEPTEQQLATVRAAVPLVQSRVTVLSEVVPMLGFLFTSSAALVYEDDALKSLKDDAPETLRASIAALEALPEDGWATEPIQTALQGALIEGLGLKPRVAFGALRVAASGRRVSPPLFESFELLGRDETLARLRRLEAQLSGE